One genomic window of Burkholderia humptydooensis includes the following:
- the cpaB gene encoding Flp pilus assembly protein CpaB has product MSNIFKLAALTVIAAIGAFVMRGLFIAASRPVPPPAPVMARVRAAAADLPEGLLLRDSDLVWKSVPRDQVPPGAWAEGEPGGSDLKGNLLRHMVREGTPIGAGDVISPNAPGFLAAALKLGMRAISVAIDDVSGNAGLIEPGDYVDVLLTQQLGTSGGPPVPPDHAIVSETVASRVRVLAVGSVFQRPKDDAAQTNSNSNSNSSARARTVTLEVTPFYAQAITLASHLGSLSLALRSFAVSERNPASLAPEAPAPVWAGEVSRAFREVAPRPAARGAATVNPAARGVIVYHGSKAEDAAGGGASGVPPLPSMMPSGATGSATRAPPSAGSSAVPSPQATVTTDSAAAMAAR; this is encoded by the coding sequence ATGTCCAACATCTTCAAACTCGCCGCCCTGACCGTGATTGCAGCCATCGGCGCGTTCGTCATGCGCGGACTGTTCATCGCCGCATCGCGTCCTGTTCCGCCTCCGGCGCCGGTCATGGCACGGGTGCGCGCCGCGGCGGCAGACTTGCCGGAAGGCCTGTTGCTGCGTGACAGTGATCTGGTCTGGAAGAGTGTGCCGCGCGACCAAGTGCCACCCGGTGCGTGGGCCGAAGGCGAGCCCGGTGGTAGCGACCTGAAAGGGAATCTGCTGCGTCACATGGTACGCGAAGGCACACCGATCGGCGCCGGCGACGTGATTTCGCCGAATGCGCCGGGCTTCCTGGCTGCCGCACTGAAACTCGGCATGCGCGCGATCTCGGTGGCCATCGACGACGTGTCCGGCAATGCAGGGCTCATCGAGCCGGGCGACTATGTTGACGTGCTGCTTACGCAGCAACTCGGCACCAGTGGTGGCCCACCGGTTCCACCAGATCATGCGATTGTGTCGGAAACGGTCGCGAGCCGCGTACGCGTACTCGCGGTCGGGTCAGTGTTCCAGCGTCCGAAGGACGATGCCGCGCAGACCAACTCCAATTCCAACTCCAACTCGAGTGCGCGCGCGCGAACCGTCACGCTGGAGGTGACGCCGTTCTACGCGCAGGCGATCACGCTCGCCTCGCATCTGGGCTCGCTCTCGCTCGCGCTGCGCAGCTTCGCGGTCAGCGAGCGAAATCCCGCGAGTCTCGCCCCTGAAGCGCCGGCGCCGGTCTGGGCCGGCGAGGTGTCGCGCGCATTTCGAGAAGTTGCGCCACGGCCCGCGGCGCGTGGCGCGGCTACCGTCAACCCGGCTGCGCGCGGCGTGATCGTGTATCACGGCTCGAAGGCGGAAGACGCGGCAGGCGGTGGAGCGAGCGGCGTACCACCGCTCCCGTCCATGATGCCATCGGGTGCGACGGGTAGCGCGACGCGAGCACCGCCCTCCGCGGGCTCGTCAGCGGTGCCGTCACCTCAGGCGACAGTGACAACGGACTCGGCCGCGGCAATGGCGGCCAGATAG